ATtgtaatgaaaaacaaaatcaaaatgttatGGTCACATTATTTGAAACACTGATTTGGGATTGATTGTGTgtcttcaaatgtttttttttttaatttcggTTGGAAATTCTCTAGAGGGTTTGTGACTGgagtgaacttttaattttctacCAACGCTATATGTAacttaaaggcacgggacacctttggtagtttgcacaaaaattgaactcaattggtcgtcgaattgcgagataataattgaataaaaaaacaccctcgtcacacgaagttctgtgctttcagatgcttgattttagttgaaaattacttggttcttgaaaactacgttcagagggacccgtttatCACAACGTtgcatactatcaacagctctccattgcttgttacctagtaagtttgtgtgcttacaattactttgagtaattaccaatagtgtccagttcatTTAAAAAGGTTTATGAAATGTACATACGGTCCTCCAGTCTGACTGGTTTTATGGTGAATATCATTCCATGTAACAATGTTATCGAATCCGCTGGTGATGGACCGTCCAACGGTGAACACAAGACGTGCATCGAATGCTTTCTTCAGAAGAGAAAGAACTTGAAGTCCATCTTGGTTGTCTGGTAGGTACGCAGTACGCGTGACACCAGTGAAAGGCTTGCCTGGGTTGGGATGATCTTCCTGTGAGAACAAAGAAAAtgttaattaaaacaatgttatatGCTTTATTAGATGTTAATGTCTAGGCTACACATGACACCCATCTACTGTCTGTGCATCACTTTATATTGAAACATAATAATCTTGAGGAAAAAATTTGTTGAATgaggagatttttttttaatggaagtgCAGTGTGTGCAATAACAAACAACTGCGGTTCTCCTTTATCTAGGTGAACCAAGAACTGGGCTACTATAAGTGTGTATCATCAGTCTTAGTAACTGTTATGTCAAATAGCGAATGTTGGTAACTCATCCAGATGAACTTCGGTTATCAATATTGCCATAAGTTTGCTTTTGCTGAAACCAAACTTTGCGCACTTATTAAAAATTATACAACTAAAATATCAAACTATTCTATGCTCAAGTCTCTTTAAAAGTCAAGCCCTTGGGGAATACTGCCCTCACATCCCATCCCCTAGGACAGAAACAGGCAAGGTTAACATTGAATTAAAAAAGGGTCTTAAAGGCTTAAAGTTGTTCTTAATTCTATCAACATTATCAGAAAATATAAACTGTTTATAATTATTCAAAGGAATGTTAGCATTTCTCACCGATTGAATTCCACTCGGCATAATATAACGGATGGTGATGACCCCGTCATTGCCGTAACCAGGGAGGTGATAAAATGTCTCATGTTGCATTGTCATGGTTCCCTCTGGCTGGTTCCCTTTCGGCTGGCGACACACTGTCTGGCACACTGGACACCTGTAACTTCTCTTCAACACTTCGGTGATGCAGACGTTACAGAAACGATGTTTACATTTGTCGAGGACCACACTATCTGCTATGTCTGATAAGCAGATTGGACATTGGTTGTCGCAGGAGGACTCTGATTTATCCATGTTACTACCCGCTCGACTAGTTGTATATGATGAGTTGATGCCTCTAACGTCAATGTTTTCTACACAGATTTTGATCCATGTGCAGCTGGTTGTCTTTGCTTTCCAAAATGGCCGCTCCCTGGGGTGCATATAGCACTACTCGCTCTATTAGTAATCGCAGGGGATATGGGAAGCTGGACGAGGGGAATCGTTTATGCACCGAGTATACAATGGGGACCATCGTACGGTGGCCTTAACTTGA
The sequence above is drawn from the Asterias rubens chromosome 9, eAstRub1.3, whole genome shotgun sequence genome and encodes:
- the LOC117294501 gene encoding probable E3 ubiquitin-protein ligase DTX3, whose product is MHPRERPFWKAKTTSCTWIKICVENIDVRGINSSYTTSRAGSNMDKSESSCDNQCPICLSDIADSVVLDKCKHRFCNVCITEVLKRSYRCPVCQTVCRQPKGNQPEGTMTMQHETFYHLPGYGNDGVITIRYIMPSGIQSEDHPNPGKPFTGVTRTAYLPDNQDGLQVLSLLKKAFDARLVFTVGRSITSGFDNIVTWNDIHHKTSQTGGPTRYGYPDPDYLRRVTEDLAAKGIFH